Proteins encoded by one window of Panicum virgatum strain AP13 chromosome 7N, P.virgatum_v5, whole genome shotgun sequence:
- the LOC120681310 gene encoding uncharacterized protein LOC120681310, translated as MTSTPSSSQVPGSQASAAVAAATNTTEENVVHISDGEEQAAGPGKKRKQYSKVWNDFTQVCVDGKWKAKCKHCGKNLSAVSRNDDGDRANSFWSCLEDIQEEMKADSCITSADSD; from the exons ATGACTAGTACACCTAGTAGCTCCCAAGTTCCAGGCTCCCAAGCATCAGCTGCTGTAGCAGCTGCAACTAATACAACAGAAGAAAATGTTGTGCACATTTCAGATGGAGAGGAACAAGCTGCTGGTCCTGGTAAAAAGAGGAAGCAATATTCTAAAGTGTGGAATGACTTCACCCAAGTGTGTGTTGATGGAAAATGGAAGGCCAAATGCAAGCATTGTGGCAAGAATCTTTCAGCCGTCTCAAGGAATG ATGATGGTGATAGGGCCAATAGCTTCTGGTCATGCCTTGAAGACATTCAAGAAGAAATGAAGGCAGATTCTTGCATCACTAGTGCTGATTCCGACTGA
- the LOC120683856 gene encoding uncharacterized protein LOC120683856, whose amino-acid sequence MGRSCCWRTDDYPCTARFRFRRLLAFLRWEYCCDKIYGVAKEWLGVIFHVEDLVAQVKAGKLQEAYQYVRSFATINDSSNEAELLAQFLQYLKAISGFSEGRIREGGLFRDWFGRIYGHPKLNTYPCFASIVADALFLRIAQLSFRSSLNWKLVCNKAAEMVEEMAYKAPDLKERMRYPRCRSDLYDVMPITSSFRGR is encoded by the exons ATGGGGCGGTCATGCTGTTGGAGGACGGACGACTACCCCTGCACGGCGCGCTTCCGATTCCGGCGGCTCCTCGCGTTCCTCCGCTGGGAATACTGCTGCGATAAGATCTACGGCGT GGCAAAAGAATGGTTGGGTGTGATCTTCCACGTGGAGGACCTGGTGGCGCAGGTCAAAGCCGGCAAATTGCAGGAGGCGTATCAGTATGTCCGCTCCTTCGCGACCATCAATGACTCGAGCAATGAGGCCGAACTCCTCGCACAGTTTCTCCAATACCTCAAGGCCATCAGCGGCTTCTCTGAAGGCCGCATCAGGGAGGGAGGCCTTTTCCGCGACTGGTTCGGTAGGATTTACGGGCATCCTAAGCTCAACACTTACCCCTGCTTCGCCTCCATCGTTGCCGATGCCCTCTTCCTGCGCATAGCTCAACTCAG CTTCAGGAGCTCCCTGAACTGGAAACTTGTCTGCAACAAGGCAGCGGAGATGGTTGAGGAAATGGCCTACAAGGCGCCCGATCTCAAGGAAAGGATGCGTTACCCACGCTGCCGGAGCGACCTGTACGATGTAATGCCCATCACGTCTAG CTTTCGTGGAAGGTGA